In Streptomyces sp. SN-593, a single genomic region encodes these proteins:
- a CDS encoding SAM-dependent methyltransferase: MTEQGFPAGEIDTSRPHPARMYDYYLGGKDNYEVDREAADRVVDAVPEVVVGARANRDFLQRAVRYLAEHGVRQFIDIGTGIPTSPNTHEIAHSVAPDARIAYIDNDPIVATHAGARLLGTGNTGFFLADMRDPQTILNHPTIRELIDFGQPVALMLVSVLHFVTDEENPRETVATLRDAMPEGSYLVLSHATADFNAGKADEVTTVYKKATALLTPRTHAEVLDLFGGFELVEPGLVQVNHWRNEVPEDTPPVGVYGAIGRRR; this comes from the coding sequence GTGACCGAGCAGGGCTTTCCCGCCGGTGAGATCGACACATCCCGGCCGCACCCGGCCCGGATGTACGACTACTACCTCGGTGGCAAGGACAACTACGAGGTGGACCGGGAAGCCGCCGACCGCGTGGTGGACGCCGTGCCCGAGGTGGTCGTCGGGGCCCGCGCGAACCGGGACTTCCTCCAGCGGGCGGTGCGCTACCTCGCCGAGCACGGGGTGCGCCAGTTCATCGACATAGGCACCGGCATCCCGACCTCGCCGAACACCCACGAGATCGCCCACTCGGTCGCGCCCGACGCCCGGATCGCCTACATCGACAACGACCCGATCGTCGCCACCCACGCCGGCGCCCGACTGCTCGGCACCGGCAACACCGGCTTCTTCCTCGCCGACATGCGCGACCCGCAGACGATCCTGAACCACCCCACCATCCGGGAGCTGATCGACTTCGGACAGCCGGTCGCCCTGATGCTGGTGTCGGTGCTGCACTTCGTCACCGACGAGGAGAACCCGCGCGAGACCGTCGCCACGCTGCGCGACGCCATGCCCGAGGGCAGCTACCTGGTGCTCTCGCACGCCACCGCCGACTTCAACGCCGGCAAGGCCGACGAGGTCACCACGGTCTACAAGAAGGCCACCGCGCTGCTCACCCCGCGCACCCACGCCGAGGTGCTGGACCTCTTCGGCGGGTTCGAACTGGTCGAGCCGGGCCTGGTCCAGGTCAACCACTGGCGGAACGAGGTGCCCGAGGACACGCCGCCGGTCGGCGTCTACGGGGCCATCGGCCGCAGGCGCTGA
- a CDS encoding saccharopine dehydrogenase family protein, with product MTWLLYGATGYTGRLIARRAVTQGLRPVLAGRNAAKLVPFAAELGLEHRVFDLSEPAAVRRGLKDVTAVAHCAGPFVRTALPMAHACLETRTPYLDITGEIDVFESLHALGARAEAAGITLLPGAGFDVVPTDCVAALLAARLPDATQLDLAFLTGGGPSPGTARTMVEGTPDGGRIRSGGEIRSVPLGSRQVRAAFPSGARTVVSIPWGDVSTAYHSTGIPDVTTYTAMPQAVVAASRAVRLGPLRGAVSGVVGRLVRGPGERRLAGSRCEVWGQATDAAGNRAAATLTGPNPYRLTSDAVLRIVQRLPELATGFQTPSRALGADFAASLEDVTVAVETAR from the coding sequence ATGACCTGGCTGTTGTACGGGGCCACCGGGTACACCGGTCGCCTGATCGCCCGGCGTGCCGTCACGCAGGGCCTGCGTCCCGTGCTGGCCGGTCGCAACGCGGCCAAGCTGGTTCCGTTCGCCGCCGAACTCGGCCTGGAGCACCGGGTGTTCGACCTGTCCGAGCCCGCCGCGGTGCGCCGGGGGCTCAAGGACGTGACGGCGGTGGCGCACTGCGCGGGCCCGTTCGTCCGCACCGCGCTGCCGATGGCGCACGCGTGCCTGGAGACGCGGACGCCCTACCTGGACATCACCGGCGAGATCGACGTGTTCGAGTCGCTGCACGCGCTCGGTGCCCGCGCGGAGGCGGCCGGGATCACCCTGCTGCCGGGCGCGGGCTTCGACGTGGTGCCCACCGACTGCGTGGCGGCGCTGCTCGCGGCCAGGCTGCCGGACGCGACCCAGCTCGACCTGGCGTTCCTGACCGGCGGCGGCCCCAGCCCGGGCACCGCGCGGACCATGGTGGAGGGCACCCCCGACGGCGGCCGCATCCGCAGCGGCGGGGAGATCCGCTCGGTGCCGCTGGGGTCGCGCCAGGTGCGGGCCGCCTTCCCGTCGGGGGCCCGCACGGTGGTGTCGATCCCGTGGGGCGACGTGAGCACCGCCTACCACTCCACCGGCATCCCGGACGTGACGACGTACACCGCGATGCCGCAGGCCGTGGTCGCCGCGTCCCGGGCGGTACGGCTCGGCCCGCTGCGCGGCGCGGTGTCGGGCGTGGTGGGACGGCTGGTGCGCGGGCCGGGCGAGCGGCGGCTCGCGGGCAGCCGGTGCGAGGTGTGGGGGCAGGCCACGGACGCCGCGGGGAACCGGGCGGCCGCGACGCTGACCGGCCCGAACCCGTACCGGTTGACGAGCGACGCGGTCCTGCGGATCGTGCAGCGGCTGCCGGAGCTGGCGACCGGCTTCCAGACCCCGTCGCGCGCGCTGGGCGCGGACTTCGCCGCGTCGCTGGAGGACGTCACGGTCGCGGTGGAGACGGCGCGCTGA
- a CDS encoding M3 family metallopeptidase has translation MTTNPLLEPSPLPYGLPPFAELADAHYLPAFERGIAEHTAEVERIATDPAPATFANTVEALERSGQLLARVRAAYDNQAAAHVTDGLREIEARVSAMTAAHADEVYLDPALNARIRTLYEARADLGLDPESLRLLERYRTDFVRAGAELSEPDRARLRELNASIAAARTEFGQNVLAAGRDGALVLDDPAQLSGLSADAVAAAAANARELGHEGKWVLSLRNFTNQLELALLDDRDVRRRLLAAAMDRAQDTNGPLAVTLATLRAERAALLGHPSHAAYTVADTTAGSTAAVTDLLERLVPPAVANARREAESLAEAAGGPIEAWDWAYWSEKVRRERHSVDQAALRPYLELEAVLRDGVFHAAHEVYGITVTERPDLVGYHPDVRVFEVFDADGSGLGLFLADFFARPTKRGGAWMNALVAQCGLLDRRPVIVNNHNIARPAPGEPALLTFSQVDTLFHEFGHALHGLFSDVRYPYFSGTAVPRDFVEYPSQVNEMWSTWPEVLARYARHHETGEPMPEGMVARMLEAARFGEGFATVEYLAAALLDWAWHSLPAGADPGDPLEFEARALAAAGIDLPAIPPRYRTTYFTHVFGGGYSAGYYSYIWSEVLDADTVDWFETHGGMRRANGEVFRRELLARGGSRDPMAAFAAVRGRAPRIEPLLARRGLR, from the coding sequence GTGACCACGAACCCGCTGCTGGAACCGAGCCCGCTGCCCTACGGCCTGCCGCCCTTCGCCGAGTTGGCGGACGCCCACTACCTGCCGGCGTTCGAGCGGGGCATCGCCGAGCACACCGCGGAGGTCGAGCGGATCGCCACCGACCCCGCGCCGGCCACCTTCGCGAACACCGTGGAGGCGCTGGAGCGTTCGGGGCAACTGCTGGCACGGGTGCGGGCGGCCTACGACAACCAGGCGGCGGCGCATGTCACGGACGGGCTGCGGGAGATCGAGGCCCGCGTCAGCGCGATGACGGCGGCCCACGCCGACGAGGTGTACCTCGACCCGGCCCTCAACGCCCGGATCAGGACGCTGTACGAGGCGCGCGCGGACCTCGGCCTCGACCCGGAGTCGCTGCGGCTGCTGGAGCGCTACCGGACCGACTTCGTCCGCGCCGGGGCCGAGCTGTCCGAGCCGGACCGGGCCCGGCTGCGCGAGCTGAACGCCTCGATCGCCGCCGCGCGCACCGAGTTCGGCCAGAACGTGCTGGCCGCCGGCAGGGACGGCGCGCTCGTGCTGGACGACCCCGCGCAGTTGTCCGGGCTGTCCGCGGACGCGGTCGCGGCCGCCGCGGCGAACGCCCGCGAACTGGGCCACGAGGGCAAGTGGGTGCTGAGCCTGCGGAACTTCACCAACCAGCTCGAACTCGCGCTCCTGGACGACCGCGACGTCCGCCGCCGGCTGCTGGCCGCCGCCATGGACCGGGCCCAGGACACCAACGGCCCGCTCGCCGTCACCCTCGCCACGCTGCGCGCCGAGCGGGCCGCGCTGCTCGGCCACCCCAGCCACGCCGCCTACACCGTGGCCGACACCACCGCGGGCAGCACCGCGGCCGTCACCGACCTGCTGGAGCGCCTGGTGCCGCCCGCCGTGGCCAACGCCCGCCGCGAGGCCGAGTCCCTCGCCGAGGCCGCCGGCGGGCCCATCGAGGCGTGGGACTGGGCGTACTGGTCGGAGAAGGTCCGCAGGGAGCGCCACTCCGTCGACCAGGCCGCGCTGCGCCCGTACCTCGAACTGGAGGCGGTGCTGCGCGACGGCGTCTTCCACGCCGCCCACGAGGTGTACGGCATCACCGTCACCGAGCGGCCCGACCTGGTCGGGTATCACCCCGACGTGCGGGTCTTCGAGGTCTTCGACGCCGACGGCAGCGGCCTGGGGCTGTTCCTGGCCGACTTCTTCGCCCGGCCGACCAAGCGCGGCGGCGCCTGGATGAACGCGCTGGTCGCGCAGTGCGGCCTGCTGGACCGCCGGCCGGTGATCGTCAACAACCACAACATCGCCAGGCCCGCGCCCGGCGAGCCGGCGCTGCTGACCTTCAGTCAGGTCGACACGCTCTTCCACGAATTCGGTCACGCGCTGCACGGGCTCTTCTCCGACGTGCGCTACCCGTACTTCTCCGGTACGGCGGTGCCGCGCGACTTCGTCGAGTACCCCTCCCAGGTCAACGAGATGTGGTCGACCTGGCCCGAGGTGCTGGCGCGGTACGCCCGCCACCACGAGACCGGCGAGCCGATGCCGGAGGGCATGGTGGCCAGGATGCTGGAGGCCGCGCGGTTCGGGGAGGGCTTCGCGACCGTGGAGTACCTGGCGGCGGCGCTGCTGGACTGGGCCTGGCACTCGCTGCCGGCCGGCGCCGACCCGGGCGACCCGCTGGAGTTCGAGGCCCGCGCGCTGGCCGCGGCCGGGATCGACCTGCCCGCGATCCCGCCGCGCTACCGCACCACGTACTTCACGCACGTCTTCGGCGGCGGTTACAGCGCGGGCTACTACTCCTACATCTGGAGCGAGGTGCTGGACGCGGACACGGTGGACTGGTTCGAGACGCACGGCGGCATGCGGCGCGCCAACGGGGAGGTCTTCCGGCGCGAGCTGCTGGCGAGGGGCGGGAGCAGGGACCCGATGGCCGCGTTCGCCGCGGTGCGCGGCCGCGCGCCGCGGATCGAGCCGCTCCTCGCCCGCCGCGGCCTGCGGTAG